In Vagococcus hydrophili, one DNA window encodes the following:
- a CDS encoding NUDIX hydrolase, whose protein sequence is MSDIRVMIEDTKFDVRVSGILEINNQILVTNECDGVKTLPGGAIKTKETTEAAMIREFYEETHLKIKVGRLVACVENLFYYDELPYQQINFVYEVSLLDSEESDIEWHDTVTTEWIDKSNINNQLQPSVLNKLIVEERENFQHIVHEERME, encoded by the coding sequence ATGTCAGATATTAGGGTAATGATTGAGGACACAAAGTTTGATGTGAGAGTTAGTGGCATTTTAGAAATTAATAACCAGATCTTAGTCACTAATGAATGTGATGGTGTTAAAACACTACCAGGTGGGGCGATAAAGACCAAAGAGACGACAGAAGCTGCCATGATTCGTGAATTTTATGAGGAAACCCATTTAAAAATCAAAGTTGGTAGACTGGTTGCTTGTGTGGAGAATTTGTTTTACTACGATGAACTTCCTTATCAGCAAATAAATTTTGTTTATGAAGTGTCCCTTTTAGATAGTGAAGAAAGTGACATCGAGTGGCATGATACGGTGACCACTGAATGGATTGATAAAAGTAACATTAACAACCAGTTGCAGCCTAGCGTTTTGAATAAATTAATAGTCGAAGAAAGAGAAAATTTTCAGCACATTGTTCATGAGGAGAGGATGGAGTAA
- a CDS encoding helix-turn-helix transcriptional regulator translates to MDNKIILSYYKNLVPFLHSILGPDSEVLLHDVSSPDSSIIALAGNLSNRKIGGPLTNMALKQIQEKKYLTQDNSGIYKSFTTEGKACRSSSYFIKDDNNNLLGMLCINVLVADLMAIQDTLDKLIGLPNINDEQVGSHSPKLVEDHENLGQSIEELLTSLIDSVLVHYDFSTELSIDNKVAIITDLNEKGVFLLKGGVAEVAHRIEMSEPSVYRYLSKIK, encoded by the coding sequence ATGGATAATAAAATAATACTTTCTTATTATAAAAATTTAGTACCCTTCTTACACAGTATTTTGGGTCCGGATAGTGAGGTACTACTGCATGATGTTAGTTCTCCTGACAGTTCTATTATTGCTCTTGCAGGAAATTTAAGTAATAGAAAAATCGGTGGACCATTAACAAATATGGCATTAAAACAAATTCAAGAGAAAAAATATTTAACGCAAGATAACTCAGGTATCTATAAATCTTTTACAACAGAAGGAAAAGCTTGCCGCTCTTCTAGTTATTTTATTAAGGATGATAATAATAATTTATTAGGTATGCTTTGTATTAATGTTCTTGTTGCTGATTTAATGGCTATTCAAGATACCTTAGATAAGCTCATTGGATTACCTAATATCAACGATGAGCAAGTAGGCAGTCATTCCCCTAAACTTGTGGAAGATCATGAGAATCTAGGACAAAGTATTGAAGAACTATTAACCTCTTTAATCGACAGCGTCCTTGTTCACTACGATTTCTCAACAGAATTATCGATAGACAATAAAGTCGCTATCATTACCGATTTAAACGAAAAAGGCGTTTTCCTACTCAAAGGTGGCGTAGCAGAAGTCGCCCACCGAATAGAAATGTCAGAACCAAGCGTATATCGCTACTTGTCTAAGATTAAATAG
- a CDS encoding MFS transporter: MKKDFKKWGTFGVLVLAGGTIYKLSSLKDAFYVPMQEYLGLTHTQIGMAMSVYAIVQTLGYFISMYVADRFSRRILMPLGLIGTGAVGLYLATFPNYVGILASWAAMAFFADLLFWPVLVKSVRSLGDSSEQGRLFGFLEAGRGVIDTIVAFTALGLFVQLGSNAASFRIAILFFAIVTIITGVIVFFTIGDDKAEEAEESSHEKNKKAMAGAKQALKLPELWIASFMIFCVYGTYAGLTYFIPFLKDIYGMPVALVGAYGIINQYGLKMVGGPVGGILADKAFKSSTKYLRFTFLLSAIMIAIFAFLPHTSMNIYLGMACTLLIGSVVFTQRAIFFAPIDEINIPKEISGAAISLACLIGYAPSIFSFALYGAVIDAFGGMAGYRVVFLIMSGFAIVGFIISNYLTHRLKKQKGAN; encoded by the coding sequence ATGAAAAAAGATTTTAAGAAGTGGGGTACATTTGGGGTTCTAGTTTTGGCTGGAGGAACAATTTATAAGTTATCTTCTTTAAAAGATGCTTTTTATGTGCCAATGCAAGAATACTTAGGATTAACACATACACAAATCGGGATGGCTATGTCAGTTTATGCAATTGTTCAGACTTTAGGATATTTTATTTCAATGTACGTAGCAGACCGTTTTTCAAGAAGAATTTTGATGCCACTAGGACTTATTGGAACAGGAGCAGTTGGTCTTTACTTAGCGACATTCCCTAACTATGTTGGAATTTTAGCTTCTTGGGCTGCGATGGCGTTTTTTGCAGATTTACTCTTTTGGCCCGTTTTAGTTAAATCAGTTCGGTCTCTGGGAGATTCCAGTGAACAAGGCCGTTTGTTTGGGTTTTTAGAAGCTGGACGTGGAGTAATTGATACAATTGTTGCTTTTACAGCACTTGGTTTGTTTGTTCAACTTGGTAGTAATGCAGCAAGTTTTAGAATTGCAATATTATTCTTTGCGATTGTCACAATTATTACAGGTGTTATTGTTTTCTTCACAATTGGTGACGATAAAGCAGAAGAAGCAGAAGAATCAAGTCACGAAAAAAATAAAAAAGCCATGGCAGGTGCGAAACAAGCGCTTAAATTACCTGAGTTGTGGATTGCTTCATTTATGATTTTCTGTGTTTACGGAACGTATGCCGGTTTAACTTATTTTATTCCATTCTTAAAAGATATTTACGGAATGCCAGTTGCTTTAGTTGGGGCATACGGAATTATTAATCAATACGGACTTAAAATGGTAGGAGGTCCCGTTGGTGGGATTCTTGCTGATAAAGCCTTTAAATCATCAACTAAGTACCTAAGATTCACTTTCTTATTATCAGCAATTATGATTGCTATCTTTGCCTTTTTACCACATACATCAATGAATATCTACTTAGGAATGGCTTGTACATTATTAATCGGAAGTGTTGTCTTCACACAAAGAGCGATTTTCTTTGCACCGATTGATGAAATTAACATTCCAAAAGAAATCAGTGGTGCTGCTATTTCACTAGCGTGTTTAATCGGATATGCGCCTTCTATTTTCTCATTTGCTTTATACGGGGCAGTGATTGATGCATTTGGTGGAATGGCAGGTTACCGAGTTGTCTTCTTAATTATGAGTGGGTTTGCGATTGTTGGATTCATTATTAGTAACTATTTAACACACCGATTAAAAAAACAAAAAGGAGCGAATTAG
- a CDS encoding sugar phosphate isomerase/epimerase family protein, whose product MKLGLETETFHMYFQNGRMNAFDFVDQVVAYGLDGAQFNIVEYSEEEVSQEILDKYDIDPVWGSLCSNDKDHLKALRKKLDEHNLYCELDMKGVETERLKDVIEVAEILGAKIIRTYINKGNYDPEKVKAGIEKVRLIEPLLIEKGIHLAIENHEEEVATEVVKLLQEINSPNVGCLCDIGNGMMAWEDPKTTVDTLAPYAKSTHFKDHIVIKDGENLRVSGCPVGSGNIDTDYCYKTLLTQSSVERINIEMCHPYVSTFKRPLGTGGVEYLGEGAFKIEEPYIDPTLIAPLNTYKPSPENLEYMLEVQKRDADASVTYVKSLREKYKHLERGI is encoded by the coding sequence ATGAAATTAGGATTAGAAACAGAAACATTTCATATGTATTTCCAAAATGGACGAATGAATGCTTTTGACTTTGTGGATCAAGTGGTAGCTTACGGTTTAGATGGTGCTCAGTTTAACATAGTAGAATATTCAGAAGAAGAAGTATCCCAAGAGATACTGGATAAATATGATATTGACCCAGTTTGGGGAAGTTTATGTTCTAATGATAAAGATCATTTAAAAGCTCTTAGAAAAAAATTAGATGAGCACAACCTTTACTGTGAACTAGATATGAAAGGTGTGGAGACAGAAAGATTAAAAGATGTGATCGAAGTCGCTGAAATATTAGGTGCTAAGATTATTAGAACTTATATTAATAAAGGTAACTACGATCCAGAAAAAGTGAAAGCTGGGATTGAAAAAGTTCGTCTTATTGAACCTTTGTTAATTGAGAAAGGCATCCATTTGGCGATTGAAAATCATGAAGAAGAAGTTGCTACAGAAGTCGTTAAATTACTTCAAGAAATCAACTCACCAAATGTTGGTTGTTTATGTGACATTGGTAATGGTATGATGGCATGGGAAGATCCTAAAACAACTGTAGACACTCTAGCTCCTTATGCTAAAAGTACTCATTTTAAAGATCATATTGTGATTAAAGATGGTGAAAACTTACGTGTTAGTGGTTGTCCAGTAGGTTCTGGAAATATTGATACAGATTACTGTTACAAAACCTTATTAACACAATCAAGTGTTGAGCGAATTAATATTGAAATGTGTCATCCTTATGTTTCAACATTTAAAAGACCACTTGGAACGGGTGGTGTTGAGTATCTTGGAGAAGGCGCCTTTAAAATAGAAGAACCTTATATTGATCCAACCTTGATTGCCCCATTAAATACCTATAAACCTAGCCCGGAAAATTTAGAATATATGTTAGAAGTTCAAAAAAGAGATGCAGACGCTAGTGTGACTTACGTGAAGTCACTTAGAGAAAAATACAAACATTTAGAAAGAGGAATTTAA
- a CDS encoding RidA family protein, with product MKKQISTNNAPQAIGPYSQGIATEGLVFISGQLPINAATGVMPEDVAEQAKESLNNLQAILKESGLTMNDIVKTTIFLADMNDFVVANEVYGSFFSEPFPSRSTVEISRLPKDAKIEIEAIAVKKGE from the coding sequence ATGAAAAAACAAATTTCAACAAACAACGCACCACAAGCAATCGGACCTTACTCACAAGGAATTGCGACAGAAGGATTAGTTTTTATTTCAGGTCAATTGCCAATCAATGCTGCCACAGGAGTAATGCCAGAAGATGTAGCAGAACAGGCAAAAGAAAGCTTAAACAATCTTCAAGCGATTTTAAAAGAATCTGGTTTAACAATGAATGATATTGTTAAAACAACGATTTTCTTAGCTGATATGAATGATTTTGTAGTAGCTAATGAAGTTTACGGAAGTTTCTTCTCAGAACCGTTCCCAAGCAGAAGTACAGTGGAAATCTCACGCTTACCGAAAGACGCAAAAATTGAAATTGAAGCAATCGCAGTTAAAAAGGGTGAATAA
- a CDS encoding MFS transporter, giving the protein MNTYLHNKEYRILTNANLLNAVGNSLFNIVFIVYASTLPFNTLAVSLASITIFIPSLFQPLVGHRADKTKEKLKWNIYSRLIQFLLFSFLAFLILLKPSFLLFSVLLLINVVADCLGFFSSTLQLSFIKELVDEESLRDVMGFQNAMFTLIQLIFQGLGAFLLVQLNYNFSLFAGINAVTFLLAALVIMTSYSLLKPCNDSLKITENTVGQSNSFVEDFKEVTTIFMKNPFLKMIISFAVLINLLTSTSESLLNISLLTKEYLWIGNLPNSIALIGIFISVGLLIGSLWTKDFLRNVSSSSIISLILVNITLIPILLILVKSFILVLISLFTLGYLIGKLNPRVSAFMISEVPQEKLGITSGVFSTLVMAGAPIGQLIFLGTANVFNDTLSWWLYGGIALIFLSISLVSKRKERTAVETL; this is encoded by the coding sequence ATGAATACGTATCTACATAATAAAGAATATCGAATTTTAACAAATGCCAACTTACTTAATGCTGTCGGTAATAGTCTTTTTAACATTGTTTTTATCGTTTACGCTAGCACACTTCCTTTTAACACATTAGCCGTTTCCCTAGCGTCAATCACGATTTTTATTCCCAGTCTCTTTCAACCACTCGTTGGACACCGAGCGGATAAAACCAAAGAAAAATTAAAATGGAATATCTATTCACGATTAATTCAGTTCTTACTTTTTAGCTTTCTTGCTTTTTTAATCTTATTAAAGCCTTCTTTTCTACTTTTTAGCGTTTTACTCCTTATTAATGTGGTAGCTGATTGCTTAGGTTTCTTTAGTAGTACACTCCAATTATCTTTCATTAAAGAATTGGTTGATGAGGAAAGTTTAAGAGATGTGATGGGATTTCAAAATGCCATGTTTACCTTGATTCAATTGATTTTCCAAGGTCTCGGTGCCTTTCTGCTTGTCCAACTTAATTATAATTTTTCACTCTTTGCGGGGATTAACGCAGTGACTTTCTTACTTGCAGCCCTTGTTATTATGACTTCTTATTCACTTCTAAAACCTTGTAATGACTCGTTAAAAATTACTGAAAACACAGTAGGTCAATCAAACTCATTTGTTGAAGATTTTAAAGAAGTCACAACAATTTTTATGAAGAATCCTTTTTTAAAGATGATTATTAGCTTTGCTGTTTTAATTAACTTACTTACAAGCACTTCTGAATCATTACTAAATATTTCTCTCTTAACAAAAGAATATCTGTGGATTGGTAATTTACCTAATAGTATTGCCTTGATTGGAATTTTTATCTCAGTGGGACTTTTAATTGGCTCTCTTTGGACAAAAGATTTTCTCAGAAATGTGAGTAGTTCCTCTATTATTAGTTTAATTCTTGTAAACATTACTCTGATACCAATTCTTTTGATTTTAGTGAAATCTTTTATCCTAGTTCTTATTTCTTTATTCACTTTAGGATATTTGATTGGTAAATTAAATCCACGTGTTTCTGCCTTTATGATTAGTGAAGTCCCTCAAGAAAAACTAGGTATTACAAGTGGGGTTTTTAGCACTCTTGTTATGGCAGGGGCACCCATTGGACAACTTATTTTCTTAGGAACTGCTAATGTCTTTAATGATACGCTAAGTTGGTGGTTATATGGCGGTATTGCCCTGATTTTTCTTTCTATTTCATTGGTATCGAAAAGAAAAGAAAGAACAGCAGTTGAGACTCTTTAA
- a CDS encoding helix-turn-helix domain-containing protein: MDEGTLFRKLRKDRGLSLEQVSDELNSVSFISKFEKGNSNISLHRMERLLNNINVSVEEFFYLRELEKNTTLNEDIKILRGYLTSEFYYYVARLLSVNDQAVKKSFEIGIIEMKKIKDEMDAKKSWQKFIAIYCDICIYTYKNNLDEIKDKNPKKIMEEINIISKPVITYLYKVEDWSVFELVLFKLFLFTFKAEQIHQLLPLAIARTEKESQFHVMMKFKSEIIFSGFSYFVNYRLQEWAKESLDLARKMLKNQMDLTSSTCLLFYEGWYQLIFEDFEKGIESCHQAISIFRILEQPKMEGSFKLILRNILKNKEQPDEYFMFV, translated from the coding sequence ATGGATGAAGGAACGTTATTTAGAAAGCTAAGAAAAGATCGGGGACTTAGTTTAGAGCAAGTGTCAGACGAGTTAAACAGTGTGTCATTTATTAGTAAGTTCGAAAAAGGCAACTCAAATATTAGTCTCCACCGAATGGAACGCTTGCTGAATAATATCAATGTCTCGGTAGAGGAATTTTTTTATTTGAGGGAGTTGGAGAAAAATACAACTTTGAATGAAGATATTAAGATTTTGAGAGGGTATTTGACGAGCGAATTTTATTATTATGTTGCTAGACTACTGTCTGTTAATGATCAAGCAGTAAAAAAGAGTTTTGAAATTGGCATTATTGAGATGAAAAAAATAAAAGATGAGATGGACGCAAAAAAAAGCTGGCAAAAATTCATTGCGATATATTGTGATATTTGTATCTATACCTATAAAAATAATCTAGATGAGATTAAAGATAAAAATCCTAAAAAAATTATGGAAGAGATTAACATCATATCGAAACCTGTTATCACGTACTTGTATAAAGTGGAGGATTGGAGTGTTTTTGAGTTAGTCTTATTTAAGCTATTTCTCTTTACCTTTAAAGCAGAACAAATTCATCAATTATTACCATTAGCCATAGCAAGAACAGAAAAAGAAAGTCAGTTCCATGTCATGATGAAATTTAAATCTGAAATCATTTTCTCTGGTTTTTCTTATTTTGTTAATTATAGACTTCAAGAATGGGCGAAAGAAAGTCTGGATTTGGCGCGAAAGATGTTAAAAAATCAAATGGATTTAACAAGTAGTACCTGTCTATTATTTTATGAAGGCTGGTATCAATTGATTTTTGAAGACTTTGAGAAGGGGATAGAATCTTGTCATCAAGCTATTTCTATTTTTAGAATTTTAGAACAACCTAAAATGGAAGGTAGCTTTAAACTGATTTTAAGAAATATCTTAAAGAATAAAGAACAACCAGATGAATATTTTATGTTTGTTTAA
- a CDS encoding DEAD/DEAH box helicase yields MSTNYFVNYPLDESIIKALDVLKYTKPTQVQQEVIPLLLNKKDVIVKSQTGSGKTAAFGIPICELVEWEERAPQALVLTPTRELATQIKEEIFNIGRYKRIKVEALFGKSSYQSQVKNLNQRTHVVVATPGRLFDHIERGTIDLTKIKTVIIDEADEMFAMGFIEQVEKILRELPNKRATAMFSATMPKGVASLAERFLKKAQMVEIETTEQSKKRIFQQFVRVEEDTKLSTMKDILVVENPESSIIFCNTKIMVDKLTYELQKAGVKIEMLHGGMEQSDRSSVIQDFKRGYFRHLVATDVAARGIDVADIGLVVNYDLPEKTETYVHRIGRTARFENSGKALSLVNHRDKPQFNEILESQDRLIEEAYRPSKAIVDKYRMEFDMKQTQKPKLKKEKGHDFKDDIMKIHINAGKKTKMRPGDVVGALCNIEGMTGDDIGVINLMDISTFVEILNGKGEMVLKTLQSMPIKGRIRRVSRSNESNYEKDLKRNR; encoded by the coding sequence ATGAGTACCAATTATTTTGTGAATTACCCTTTAGATGAATCAATCATCAAAGCCTTAGATGTTTTGAAATATACAAAACCAACCCAAGTTCAACAGGAAGTCATACCATTATTATTAAATAAAAAAGATGTGATTGTAAAATCTCAAACAGGTAGTGGGAAAACGGCTGCTTTTGGTATCCCTATTTGTGAGTTAGTGGAGTGGGAAGAAAGAGCACCGCAAGCCTTAGTCCTAACACCGACAAGAGAGCTAGCGACACAAATTAAAGAAGAAATCTTTAATATTGGTCGTTACAAACGAATCAAAGTAGAAGCGTTGTTTGGTAAAAGTTCTTACCAATCACAAGTTAAAAATTTAAACCAAAGAACACACGTAGTTGTTGCAACACCAGGTCGTTTGTTTGACCACATTGAAAGAGGCACAATTGATTTAACAAAAATCAAAACAGTGATTATTGATGAGGCAGATGAAATGTTTGCCATGGGATTCATCGAACAAGTTGAAAAAATACTAAGAGAATTACCAAATAAAAGAGCCACAGCAATGTTCTCAGCAACTATGCCAAAAGGTGTTGCTTCATTAGCTGAACGTTTCTTGAAAAAAGCACAAATGGTAGAAATCGAAACCACAGAACAATCTAAAAAACGTATTTTCCAACAATTTGTTCGTGTAGAAGAAGATACTAAATTATCAACAATGAAAGATATTCTAGTCGTTGAAAACCCAGAGAGTAGTATTATTTTCTGTAACACAAAAATCATGGTAGATAAGTTAACTTACGAGCTTCAAAAAGCTGGCGTTAAGATCGAGATGTTACATGGTGGTATGGAACAAAGTGACCGTAGTTCTGTGATTCAAGATTTTAAACGTGGTTACTTTAGACACTTAGTCGCAACAGATGTGGCAGCTCGTGGGATTGATGTGGCTGATATTGGCTTAGTTGTTAATTACGATTTACCTGAAAAAACAGAAACATATGTCCACAGAATAGGACGTACGGCTCGTTTTGAAAATAGCGGGAAAGCTTTATCTCTTGTTAATCACCGTGATAAGCCTCAATTTAATGAAATTTTAGAATCTCAAGATCGTTTGATTGAAGAAGCTTACCGTCCGTCAAAAGCGATTGTTGATAAGTATCGTATGGAATTTGATATGAAACAAACGCAAAAACCGAAACTTAAAAAAGAAAAAGGTCATGATTTTAAAGATGATATCATGAAAATCCACATAAATGCTGGTAAGAAAACAAAAATGCGCCCCGGAGATGTTGTGGGAGCACTATGTAATATAGAAGGCATGACTGGCGACGATATCGGTGTGATTAATTTAATGGATATCTCAACTTTTGTGGAAATTTTAAATGGTAAAGGTGAGATGGTATTAAAAACACTACAATCAATGCCGATTAAAGGACGCATTCGCCGTGTGAGTCGTTCGAATGAAAGTAACTATGAAAAAGACTTAAAAAGAAATAGATAA
- the ndk gene encoding nucleoside-diphosphate kinase: MEETLVIIKPDGVRQKAVGEIIARFERRGFEIKAMKQTVLEEAVVMEHYAHLKEKPFFREVVYFMISGPVVCMILEAEHGIASVRQMVGATNPQEALPGTIRADYGFISGSNVIHASDCPEAAEIEIKRFFG; the protein is encoded by the coding sequence ATGGAAGAAACGTTAGTTATTATTAAGCCAGATGGTGTGAGACAAAAAGCAGTAGGAGAAATCATTGCTCGTTTTGAACGACGTGGTTTTGAGATTAAAGCCATGAAACAAACAGTTTTAGAAGAAGCTGTTGTAATGGAACATTATGCTCACTTAAAGGAAAAACCTTTCTTTAGAGAAGTGGTTTATTTCATGATATCTGGACCAGTTGTTTGTATGATTTTAGAAGCAGAGCATGGGATTGCTTCAGTTCGCCAAATGGTAGGGGCAACAAATCCACAAGAAGCATTACCTGGAACAATTAGAGCTGATTATGGTTTTATTTCAGGTTCAAATGTGATTCACGCTTCAGATTGTCCAGAAGCAGCTGAAATCGAGATTAAGCGTTTCTTTGGTTAA
- a CDS encoding response regulator transcription factor, with protein MSNSLILLVEDEESLASFIKTELKFEGYEVLWAKNGQDALELYEENIDNIQMILLDWMLPIYDGITVARRIRKNSDVPIIMMTARNQTTDIVVGLDTGLDDYLTKPFEIEELFARMRVIERRLKKQEENIQSLTYHGIVIDIAKHLVHLDNESVELTPKEFGILFELIKTPEVVKTRDDLLNEIWGYDYDGQTNVVDVYIRTLRNKLGADSFGRMIQTVRGVGYVLRVDQDE; from the coding sequence ATGAGTAACTCATTAATTTTACTAGTAGAAGACGAAGAAAGTTTAGCTAGTTTCATTAAGACAGAATTAAAATTTGAAGGTTATGAGGTTTTATGGGCAAAAAATGGACAAGATGCTTTGGAACTATATGAAGAAAATATAGATAATATTCAAATGATTCTTTTAGATTGGATGTTACCTATTTATGATGGTATTACAGTGGCACGAAGAATTAGAAAAAATAGTGATGTGCCAATCATTATGATGACCGCAAGAAATCAAACCACAGATATTGTAGTGGGATTAGATACTGGCTTAGATGATTACTTAACGAAACCTTTTGAAATTGAAGAGTTATTTGCTCGTATGCGGGTAATTGAGCGTCGATTGAAAAAACAAGAGGAGAATATCCAAAGTTTAACTTATCATGGTATTGTGATCGATATTGCCAAGCATTTGGTTCACTTAGACAATGAAAGCGTGGAGTTAACACCAAAAGAGTTTGGTATATTATTTGAACTCATTAAAACACCAGAAGTGGTGAAGACGAGAGATGACTTGTTAAATGAAATCTGGGGGTATGATTATGACGGGCAAACCAATGTCGTCGATGTTTATATCAGAACCCTTAGAAATAAATTAGGGGCTGATTCGTTTGGGCGCATGATTCAAACGGTTCGTGGGGTTGGTTATGTATTGCGAGTTGATCAAGATGAATAG
- a CDS encoding sensor histidine kinase yields the protein MNRKTAQYQLTKRFMGIFLGILVIMNIFFVLAATTFVYDFLENKSKGVVSSLKKEQGRQTDWTYRIDNFVSKKNDDVLIIETNDGETIYSEKSYKIFDELYHGKSLPFLKHIIFSEEGVYFVEQGEYDSFKFQLAISGETAMELAFGMFGISVILNIVAIILGSILIYFSVRRWSLKLSKMSSEISQIDISGKAELSVPEDPIEITEVAESFNHLLREQREAIAREKQFITNASHDLRTPLAAIRGHVQLIQRRGKEHPEVIPESIAFIDKESKRLEKLSNQLLVLEKEDITSQKEVFNLSEILLYEIEKIKLLYPQEFTFDFGKQIEFESYPGDLQQVFQNLIENAAKYSSDDSMIEIILKEEESRLIFSVKDQGIGISDVNKQHIFERFYRVDSSRTSKVEGSGIGLSIVKKISDKYKGKLTITDNKPKGTVFELCLPKMK from the coding sequence ATGAATAGGAAGACAGCTCAGTATCAATTAACCAAACGTTTTATGGGGATTTTTCTTGGCATATTAGTGATTATGAATATTTTCTTTGTTCTTGCGGCGACAACTTTCGTTTATGATTTCTTAGAGAATAAGTCAAAAGGGGTTGTTAGTAGTCTTAAAAAAGAGCAAGGACGTCAAACAGATTGGACTTATCGTATCGATAATTTTGTTTCAAAGAAAAATGATGATGTTTTAATTATCGAAACCAATGATGGAGAGACTATTTATTCAGAAAAAAGCTATAAAATATTTGATGAATTGTACCACGGTAAGTCTTTGCCATTTTTAAAACACATTATTTTTAGTGAAGAGGGCGTTTATTTTGTTGAGCAGGGAGAGTATGATAGCTTCAAGTTTCAATTAGCTATTAGTGGTGAAACGGCAATGGAACTTGCTTTTGGTATGTTTGGTATTAGTGTGATTTTAAATATTGTCGCCATAATTTTAGGAAGCATCTTGATTTACTTTAGTGTTCGAAGATGGAGTCTAAAATTGAGTAAAATGTCCAGTGAAATTAGTCAGATTGATATTTCAGGAAAGGCTGAACTAAGTGTCCCAGAAGATCCTATTGAAATCACAGAAGTAGCGGAATCTTTTAATCATTTACTAAGAGAGCAACGTGAAGCAATCGCAAGAGAAAAGCAGTTCATAACAAATGCTTCTCACGATTTAAGAACGCCATTGGCAGCAATTAGAGGGCATGTTCAACTGATTCAACGAAGAGGGAAAGAACATCCAGAAGTTATTCCAGAATCGATTGCCTTTATTGATAAAGAATCTAAGCGACTAGAAAAATTAAGTAATCAGTTACTTGTTTTAGAAAAAGAAGACATAACAAGTCAGAAAGAAGTTTTTAATTTATCGGAGATTCTACTCTATGAAATTGAGAAGATTAAATTATTATATCCTCAAGAATTTACCTTTGATTTTGGAAAACAAATAGAATTTGAAAGTTATCCTGGTGACTTGCAGCAAGTTTTTCAAAATTTAATTGAAAATGCGGCTAAATATTCTTCGGATGATTCAATGATTGAAATTATCTTAAAAGAAGAAGAGAGTCGACTGATTTTTAGTGTGAAGGATCAAGGAATTGGCATTTCTGATGTAAATAAGCAACATATTTTTGAGCGCTTTTACCGTGTTGATAGCTCCCGAACGAGTAAAGTGGAGGGGTCTGGTATTGGTCTCTCGATTGTGAAAAAGATAAGTGATAAGTACAAAGGTAAGTTAACGATCACAGATAATAAACCAAAGGGAACTGTTTTTGAGTTATGTTTACCAAAGATGAAATAA
- a CDS encoding PepSY domain-containing protein, with translation MKKIIMTGLAVVLLGAMAGCSSQTEIKKPVTETKEVSKTTGSSSKDTKTSGSKDTKTSTDTKSLNEVKIITLNEASEIYTKAHPKTDIISMELEYEKGDFFYKVKGVDDTNKYKMLINASSKEIKKDKEKKLESDDKVNRAEAKLGLKDIQTVDKVTEIAEKEAGAGKAKEWQLKKELGVTFWEVEVKDGHKETKVKLDAKSGKVLEKKQED, from the coding sequence ATGAAGAAAATAATAATGACAGGTTTAGCAGTGGTACTTTTAGGAGCAATGGCAGGATGTAGTTCTCAAACGGAGATTAAAAAACCAGTAACTGAAACGAAAGAAGTTTCTAAAACAACGGGATCTTCAAGTAAAGATACTAAGACAAGTGGTAGTAAAGATACAAAAACATCTACGGATACTAAATCTTTAAATGAAGTCAAAATCATCACGTTGAATGAAGCCAGTGAAATATATACAAAAGCTCATCCAAAGACGGATATCATATCTATGGAGCTGGAATATGAAAAGGGCGACTTCTTCTACAAAGTTAAAGGTGTAGATGACACGAATAAGTATAAAATGTTAATCAATGCCTCATCAAAAGAAATCAAAAAAGACAAAGAGAAAAAATTAGAGTCTGATGATAAAGTGAACCGTGCAGAGGCGAAACTTGGTTTGAAAGATATCCAAACAGTGGATAAAGTAACTGAGATTGCTGAAAAAGAAGCAGGTGCCGGTAAAGCAAAAGAATGGCAATTGAAAAAAGAATTAGGTGTCACTTTCTGGGAAGTAGAAGTCAAAGACGGCCATAAAGAAACAAAAGTTAAACTTGATGCTAAATCAGGTAAAGTGTTAGAAAAGAAACAAGAAGATTAA